CCGCCACGATCGGCATCAACACCGCCAGCGCCACGATCTGCTCGATCGTCGCGTCGAACAGGCCGATCACCGATGCGGCGAGAAAGGCAGTCACGAGGTTCACCAGCAGCCAGGGCACGCGGGAGCGCGACGTGGCCAGTACGCTGTCCGACAGCTCTTCGTCGCCGACGCCGCCGAGGCGCATGATGTCCTCCTCGGCCTCCTGCTGGATGACGTCGACCACGTCGTCGATGGTGAGCACGCCGACGAGGCGGTCGTTCTCGTCGACGACGGCGGCCGACAGCAGGTCGTACTGCTCGAATTCCTGCGCGGCCTCTTCCTGGTCCATCGTCGCCGGGATCGCGTGCCGCGTCTCGTGCATGATGTCCTCGATCTTCTCCGCGCGCTTCGTGCGCAGGATCATGTCGAGGTCGATGGCGCCGAGCAGGCGAAAGGTCGGATCAATGACGAAAATCTGGGCGAACCTGTCGGGCAGGTTCTGGTCCTCACGCAGATAATCGATCGTCTGGCCGACGGTCCAGAAAGGCGGCACCGCGACGAACTCCGTCTGCATGCGCCGGCCGGCAGTCTCTTCCGGATAGTCGAGCGCGCGGCGCAGCCTGATCCGCTCGGTGAACGGCAGTTGCGAGAGGATTTCTTCCTGATCGTCCTCATCGAGGTCTTCCAGGATGTAGACCGCGTCGTCGGAATCGAGCTCCTGAACGGCCTGCGCGATCTGCGCGTTGGGTAGCTGGTCGACGATCTCCTGACGGATCGAATCATCGACCTCTGTCAGCGCCGCGAAGTCGAAATCCTCGCCGAGCAGGTGGACCAGCGCGCGCCGCTGGTCCGGCAGCAGCGCCTCCAGAAGGTCGCCCAGTTCGGATTGGTGAAGATCCGCCAGATCCTTCTTGAGCGCCAGCACATCGCGGTCGGCGATCGCCGCGCCGATATGGGCGAGGAAGGACGCGCGGATCACGCCGTCCTCGTCGTAGATATCGGCGTTGCCCTCATGTTGACGGGAAGCCGAGGCGCGATCTTCGGGCTGTTGCAATGGCGCCTCCGTGGCTGCGGCTGCTTCGCCGCATCCTTACCTTTGCAACAGCCGTAACATCAATCGATTTACGACGCTGGCTGAGCGCAATCTGAGGAAGGCAGTTTGTCCGAGATCAGCGGCGCGACAGGAACCGTCAGGCCGCTCGCCCCGAAAACACCCAGAGCTGAAAGATCACAAAGTTCAGCGCCGGGATCAGCACACTGATGAGCGCGAACGAAACCCAGCCCGGAATCAGCCCGCTTTCCGCAAACGCCGTCGCCACGCCGACGATCGCCAGGTTCACTGCCTGGATCACGCAGAATTTCAGCCATTCCCTGGCGATGGCGCCGTTTGACGAGAACGTAATGCGCCGGTGACCGAAGAAGGAGACCGGCACCAGGACTGCGTAGGCGATGTAGCCGCAGGCAGTGGCAGACAGTCCCGCCCACTGGAACAGTGCCGTGGAAATCAGGAAAAAGGCGATCGTGTTGAACGCGCCTATTCCGACGAATGCCGTAAGGCGCCGTGCGTACCGCCTCAGATCGTCGGCGCCGGCCATCTAGCGTCGGGCCACCACATAATACTGCGCCCCAGTCGGCATGGCGCCGAGCGCATCGTCCACACGTCGCGCAAAGCCGTCGATCGACGGCACGTTGAGGATGTATCGCCCCTCGATCATGGTCATGCCCACCTGCCGTAGGTGCTCCTTGGCGGTCTTCATCGAAAGCAACACGGCGTCCGCATCGAACGGGCAGTTCGAAACCGCCCGCTGCGTCAGCGGATTGTAAGGATTATGCTCGAACAACAGCACCGCGCCGCCCGGCCTTACCACGCGCCGCAATTCCGAGGCGAAGCGCGGCCACAAGGGCACAGGCACATGGTGCATCACGCAGATAGCGAAGCAGGCGTCGAACGTACCGTCGTCATAGGGGATCGTCTCACCGTCATAAGCCTTATACTCGACGCCGGGATTATTGATACGCGCCTCGGCAACGCACTCCGTGGAAGGATCGACCCCCGTGATTCGTCCGACCGAACCGGCGAGCAGCGGATGATACGTCCCCACCCCGCATCCGACGTCCAGGATCGAAAGCTCTCGCGTGGGCCCGACTTTCTCGGCCAGAATATCGAGAAGCCTCCTGGCCTTCGCGCGGATGAAGAAATCGACCTTCAGCCCCGAGAAAGCGATTGAACCGTTCACCGCGTCCGAATAGCTGTTTCGGTACGCGTCGAACTCGCTGGAAATCTTGGTCATTCCACGTTTCCCTCGAATGATCCTTGGTGTCGGCATACGACTAGCATCGGGGTTATGCCCTGCGCGGAGCCGCAAGTTGTGCAGCTCTATACTATCGCATTACCGCCGACTATCTCGCAAATTTAAAGCGGCGGTCTCGCCCTACGACGAACAGCTTGACAGCGCGTCGGCAACGTTCTCGTTTCAACGAGACAAAACATGGTGCCTTGAGTGTCTGATCCTATCGTCTCCATCGTCGTCCCCGTCTATCGCAGCATGACCGTGCTGCCCGAGTTGGTGAAGCAGGTGGAGGGTGCGCTCGCCGGTAGTGCCTATGCATCAAGTTTCGAGCTTGTACTGACCAATGACTGCAGTCCGGACGGCAGTTGGTCGGTCATCGAGGAACTGGCGGCAAAATATCCATTTGTTCGCGGCGTTTCGTTGCGCAAGAATGTGGGGCAGCACAATGCGACCATGGCTGGGCTGCGGTTCTCGCGCGGCGAGATCGTTGTCATCATGGACGACGACCTGCAGCACCCGCCCTCGGCCATATTGCAGCTTGCCGAGCGGATCGAGCGTGGGGTGGATGTTTGCTACACCAGATATGCGGAGCGGAAGCACGCGCTGTGGAAACAGTGGGGAAGTCGGATCAACGACATCGCGGCCACCTGGCTGATGAAGAAGCCGAAAGGCCTCTATCTCTCGTCCTTCAAGGCGCTCAACCGGGATATCGTCAACGCGGTGCTGCGCTACGACGGCCCGTATACCTATCTCGACGCCCTTATCTTCGCGACGACCAACTCGATCGATTCGGTCGAGATCAAGCACCAGCGACGGTGGGAGGGCGAAAGCACCTACAATTTCCGCCGCCTGTTCTCGCTCTGGCTGAAGATGGCGACGGGCTCATCGATCTATCCGCTGCGCGCGGCAACCGTCGCCGGCTTCGCGCTCGCTCTTCTGAGCCTGATCGTCTTCATCCTGGTAATCGGCGAGCGGATGCTGAACCCGCAGGTGCCGCCCGGGTGGGCCTCGGTGATTGCCACGGTGCTCTTTATCGGCGGGATACAGACCTTCTGCATTGGCGTGATCGGCGAATATGTCGGCAGGATCTACACGCGCGTGAACAACGCGCCGCAATTCGTCGTCGGAAAGACGACGTTCAAGCGCGGCTCGGCTGACCAAGGTGACGACGCGGCTGTGCCTAAAGAAAGCTGAGCGGCGAAGAGGACACGCCATTGGCAGCCCGCGGGTCCCTTTCGGGCCACCGCTTGGACTGCCACCGGTGTAGCTTGGAAAGAAATGGTGCGGTCGAGAAGACTCGAACTTCCACGGGTTGCCCCACAGCGACCTCAACGCTGCGCGTCTACCAATTCCGCCACGACCGCACGTGGTAGGAGCCGGTCGTGACCGGCCCGGCGCATGTAGCAAATCACCTTTCGTGAAACAAGTGCGCCGGCAGGTGAATTTCCCGCCTTTTCCATTCGCGTCCCACCGCCTGTCCGGGCAGGCTTCCAGCGACTGGACGTCCGTGCCGCGAAGGTCCATATCTTGTTCGAAACTGAGCGCATCTCGTGAACATCCGCCAGGACATCGTCACCACCTTCTGGCCACGTGAAGAGGGCCTGCCCGTCGAATGGCGGATCGAGCCGGGCCTGGTCGCCTATCCGGACGCGCTGGCGGCTATGGAGGCGCGTGCGGAGGCGATTCGTGCAGGCACCGCGCCAGAGATGGTCTGGCTTCTCGAACATCCGCCGCTCTACACGGCCGGTACCAGCGCTCGGATCGAGGATCTCGTCCAGCCTGACCGCTTTCCGGTCCATGCGGCCGGCCGCGGCGGCGAATATACCTATCACGGCCCCGGCCAGCGCGTGGCCTATGTGATGCTCGATCTCAAGCGTCGGCGCGAAGACGTGCGCCTGTTCGTGGCGAGTCTCGAAGAGTGGATCATTCGCACCCTGGCGCGTTTCAACGTGAAGGGCGAACGGCGAGAGGATCGTGTCGGCGTGTGGGTAGTTCGGCCGGACAAGCCGCCTGTCCTCGGCCATGCCGCCGAGGACAAGGTTGCCGCGATCGGCATCCGACTTCGCAAGTGGGTGAGCTTCCACGGCATCTCGATGAACGTTGAGCCGAACCTCGACCATTTCGGCGGGATCGTGCCCTGCGGCATCTCCGAATATGGCGTGACGAGCCTTGTCGACCTCGGCGTGCCGGTAACGATGGCCGATGTCGACGTCGCGCTGAAGGCGGCTTTCGAAGAGGTGTTCGGCCCGCTATCCTGACCCGATGATCGGGTTCAGGAGGCATCCCATGACCGTGCTCGCAAAGCCGCTTCGCATCGCATCGGTGGCCCTGTCGCTCGCCCTGCCCTTGCCCGCGTTCGCCCAGCAGGCAGCCGACACGATCGCGCCCGAGGCGGCCACCACCACGGCGCCGAAGGCCGTTGTACATGCGCAGCGTCATATGGTGGCAGCCGCCAATCCGGCCGCCGCCCAAGCCGGACTGGACGTGCTGCGCGCCGGCGGCTCGGCCGCGGATGCGGTGGTGGCGGTGCAGACCGTCCTAGGTCTGGTCGAGCCGCAATCGTCCGGCCTGGGCGGCGGCGCATTCCTCGTCTGGTACGACGCGGCGTCGGGCAAGGTCACGACGTTCGACGGACGGGAAACAGCACCGAAGGCGGCCACGGGCGACCTGTTCCTCGGCACTGACGGCAAGCCGCTGAAGTTCTTCGAAGCGGTCGTGGGCGGTCGCTCCGTCGGCACGCCGGGCGCCATTCGGCTGCTCGAGGCGGTGCATGGCCGATACGGCAAATTGGACTGGACAAACCTTCTCGACCCGGCAATCGATCTCGCGACGAACGGCTTCACCGTATCACCCCGGCTGGCCGCGTTGGTTGCCGACGACGCCGACAAGCTCGGCACGCAAGCCTCGACGCGCGATTATTTCTTCCCGACCGGCAAGCCGATCGCGGCAGGACAGACGCTCAGGAACCCCGCCTATGCCGAAACGCTCGCCGCAATCGCCAAGGACGGCCCGGACGCCTTCTACAAGGGGCCGGTCGCCGACAGTATAGTAGAGGCCGTCAGGAGCCATCCGATCAATCCCGGCCTCCTCTCCGGAGAGGACCTTGCCGACTACAAGGCGATAGAACGTCCGGCGGTTTGCGCGCCTTATCGCGGCCTTCAGGTCTGCGGCATGGGACCCCCCTCCTCTGGGGCGCTAGCCATCGGCCAGATACTGGGCATGGTCGAGCCCTTCGATCTCGCGACGCTCGGGCCGGAAGATCCGGAAAGCTGGCGCATCCTCGGCGATGCGACCCGCCTCGCCTTCGCCGACCGCGAACGCTACGTCGCCGACGCGGACTTTGTCTCGATCCCGAAGGGACTGCTCAACGCAGACTACCTGAGCATCCGCTCCACACTGTTGCGCCGTCCGACCGCCTTGCCGCAGGAGGGCGTTACGGCAGGCGATCCCCCATGGGACAAGGCGGAATTGCGCCGTGACGGCGCCTCGTTCGACATGCCGTCGACCACCCATTTCGTCATCGTCGACGATGAGGGCAATGTCGCTTCGATGACGAGTTCGATCGAGAACGGCTTCGGCTCGAGGCTAATGACAGGCGGCTTCCTGCTCAACAACCAGCTTACCGACTTCTCCTTCGCACCGGAGGAGGATGGGCGCGCCGTCGCGAACCGCGTCGAGCCGGGCAAGCGGCCCCGTTCCTCGATGTCGCCGACGATCATCCTCAGGGATGGCAAGCCGATCTTCGCGCTCGGCTCGCCCGGCGGATCGAGCATCATTCCCTATGTCGCGAAGACCATCGTCGCTCTGGTCGACTGGAAGATGGACATCAGCCAGGCCATTGCCCTGCCGCATCTGACGAACCGCTTCGGCACCTACGATGTGGAGGCCGGGACATCGGCGGTGTCGCTTGTGAAAGACCTGGAGGCGCTGGGCTACAAGACCGCGGTGAAAGAGCAGAATTCGGGTCTGCAGGGCATCGCCATCACGGCGAACGGCATCGACGGCGGCGCCGATCCGCGCCGCGAGGGCATCGCGGTCGGCGACTGAGTGTCAGTTCGACGGCGAAGCCCCGACGTCGAGGGTCTTCAGAAACGCCGCCAGCGCGTTCTTCTCTCGTTCGGACAGCGTCAGGGGCTGCAATTCGCTCTCCCCCTTCGGCGGACGGGGCGCGGTCGCATAGTGCTCGATCACGTCTCCGATCGTCGCGATCTGGCCCGAATGCATGTATGGCGGGCGCGACACGGCCCCACGCAGCGACGGCGTCTTGAAGGCCCGGACCATGAGCGGGTCGTCCTTCGCCACGAAGCGCAGTTCGCCGCATTGCTCCGGCCTCGCATCGCTGTAGCGCCCGAGACAGTTGAACGGATCCGCGAGCGCCTTGGCGATACCGGCCGCACGCCCCACATCCTCCGGCAGGTCCGGCGGCTGAGGCACGCCGGTGTTGTGGAAATGGTCATCGGTGAAGCGCGGGCCGGCATGGCAAGTCACGCAGTTGGCGCGGCCGATGAAGAGCTTCAGGCCGAGCTTCTCGGTCTCGTCGAACGCGGCATCGCCTTGCGGCGTCTCGCCTGCCGCGAACGCCTTCGCAAACCGGTCGAAGCGCGTCTCTTCGTGGCGGATAGAGCGCTCGAAGGCAGCGAGCGACTTGCCGATATTGGCGAAGACGGCGTCGATCTCCGCACGTTTCGGTTCGGAAATCGCCTCCCATGCCGTCCGCTCCGCGGCAGAGCCAAGCGGGCCGGCATTGGGTGGAACATCCGAGAGATCGGGCAGTGGCCCGAAGATGCGTTCGTAACGTTCGTTCAGCGATGCCGAAATGAAATGCGCATAGGCCGTGCGGTTGCCGGCATGTTCACGAGCATCCTCCAGCGGTCCGAGCGCCTGCGCCCAGAGACTGTCCTTGCGGCCATCCCAGAACTGCCACGGGCTCCAGGCAACGCCTGCCAGCGGCATGGTCCGGCGATCCGTCACTCCCACGCCGCGGGCGAGCGGCAGGTCATCCTGGAACTGCCGGTCGACCTGGTGGCAGGTCGAGCACGACACGTCACCGTGACCGGACAAGCGCGGCTCGAAGAACAGCGTCGCGCCGAAGGCGGCGGCGAGCCGATCGTCGGCGAAACGGTTCGACGGATCGGCAGGCAGCGGCGGCAAGGCGTCGAGCGACAGCGAGGCGATCGTCGCTCTCTCCGTTTCCGAGAACTCCTCGCCGGAGCACCCGGCAATGATGCCGAGCCCAGCGATCGCAATG
The Mesorhizobium australicum genome window above contains:
- the lipB gene encoding lipoyl(octanoyl) transferase LipB, encoding MNIRQDIVTTFWPREEGLPVEWRIEPGLVAYPDALAAMEARAEAIRAGTAPEMVWLLEHPPLYTAGTSARIEDLVQPDRFPVHAAGRGGEYTYHGPGQRVAYVMLDLKRRREDVRLFVASLEEWIIRTLARFNVKGERREDRVGVWVVRPDKPPVLGHAAEDKVAAIGIRLRKWVSFHGISMNVEPNLDHFGGIVPCGISEYGVTSLVDLGVPVTMADVDVALKAAFEEVFGPLS
- the mgtE gene encoding magnesium transporter gives rise to the protein MQQPEDRASASRQHEGNADIYDEDGVIRASFLAHIGAAIADRDVLALKKDLADLHQSELGDLLEALLPDQRRALVHLLGEDFDFAALTEVDDSIRQEIVDQLPNAQIAQAVQELDSDDAVYILEDLDEDDQEEILSQLPFTERIRLRRALDYPEETAGRRMQTEFVAVPPFWTVGQTIDYLREDQNLPDRFAQIFVIDPTFRLLGAIDLDMILRTKRAEKIEDIMHETRHAIPATMDQEEAAQEFEQYDLLSAAVVDENDRLVGVLTIDDVVDVIQQEAEEDIMRLGGVGDEELSDSVLATSRSRVPWLLVNLVTAFLAASVIGLFDATIEQIVALAVLMPIVAGMGGNAGSQTMTVTVRALATKDLDIYNAGRIIRREMGVGFINGIIFALLVGTVAGLWFEVHIGFIIAAAMIINLFVAALAGILIPLLLDRFGADPAVASAVFVTAVTDVVGFFAFLGLAAWWFGVG
- a CDS encoding glycosyltransferase family 2 protein; translation: MSDPIVSIVVPVYRSMTVLPELVKQVEGALAGSAYASSFELVLTNDCSPDGSWSVIEELAAKYPFVRGVSLRKNVGQHNATMAGLRFSRGEIVVIMDDDLQHPPSAILQLAERIERGVDVCYTRYAERKHALWKQWGSRINDIAATWLMKKPKGLYLSSFKALNRDIVNAVLRYDGPYTYLDALIFATTNSIDSVEIKHQRRWEGESTYNFRRLFSLWLKMATGSSIYPLRAATVAGFALALLSLIVFILVIGERMLNPQVPPGWASVIATVLFIGGIQTFCIGVIGEYVGRIYTRVNNAPQFVVGKTTFKRGSADQGDDAAVPKES
- a CDS encoding class I SAM-dependent methyltransferase, with product MTKISSEFDAYRNSYSDAVNGSIAFSGLKVDFFIRAKARRLLDILAEKVGPTRELSILDVGCGVGTYHPLLAGSVGRITGVDPSTECVAEARINNPGVEYKAYDGETIPYDDGTFDACFAICVMHHVPVPLWPRFASELRRVVRPGGAVLLFEHNPYNPLTQRAVSNCPFDADAVLLSMKTAKEHLRQVGMTMIEGRYILNVPSIDGFARRVDDALGAMPTGAQYYVVARR
- the ggt gene encoding gamma-glutamyltransferase, which translates into the protein MTVLAKPLRIASVALSLALPLPAFAQQAADTIAPEAATTTAPKAVVHAQRHMVAAANPAAAQAGLDVLRAGGSAADAVVAVQTVLGLVEPQSSGLGGGAFLVWYDAASGKVTTFDGRETAPKAATGDLFLGTDGKPLKFFEAVVGGRSVGTPGAIRLLEAVHGRYGKLDWTNLLDPAIDLATNGFTVSPRLAALVADDADKLGTQASTRDYFFPTGKPIAAGQTLRNPAYAETLAAIAKDGPDAFYKGPVADSIVEAVRSHPINPGLLSGEDLADYKAIERPAVCAPYRGLQVCGMGPPSSGALAIGQILGMVEPFDLATLGPEDPESWRILGDATRLAFADRERYVADADFVSIPKGLLNADYLSIRSTLLRRPTALPQEGVTAGDPPWDKAELRRDGASFDMPSTTHFVIVDDEGNVASMTSSIENGFGSRLMTGGFLLNNQLTDFSFAPEEDGRAVANRVEPGKRPRSSMSPTIILRDGKPIFALGSPGGSSIIPYVAKTIVALVDWKMDISQAIALPHLTNRFGTYDVEAGTSAVSLVKDLEALGYKTAVKEQNSGLQGIAITANGIDGGADPRREGIAVGD
- a CDS encoding cytochrome-c peroxidase, encoding MSRSISASSAFRGALSGIAIAGLGIIAGCSGEEFSETERATIASLSLDALPPLPADPSNRFADDRLAAAFGATLFFEPRLSGHGDVSCSTCHQVDRQFQDDLPLARGVGVTDRRTMPLAGVAWSPWQFWDGRKDSLWAQALGPLEDAREHAGNRTAYAHFISASLNERYERIFGPLPDLSDVPPNAGPLGSAAERTAWEAISEPKRAEIDAVFANIGKSLAAFERSIRHEETRFDRFAKAFAAGETPQGDAAFDETEKLGLKLFIGRANCVTCHAGPRFTDDHFHNTGVPQPPDLPEDVGRAAGIAKALADPFNCLGRYSDARPEQCGELRFVAKDDPLMVRAFKTPSLRGAVSRPPYMHSGQIATIGDVIEHYATAPRPPKGESELQPLTLSEREKNALAAFLKTLDVGASPSN
- a CDS encoding GtrA family protein; protein product: MAGADDLRRYARRLTAFVGIGAFNTIAFFLISTALFQWAGLSATACGYIAYAVLVPVSFFGHRRITFSSNGAIAREWLKFCVIQAVNLAIVGVATAFAESGLIPGWVSFALISVLIPALNFVIFQLWVFSGRAA